In Polaribacter pacificus, the genomic window AGCTATTTTGAAAGCTACTATTTAGTGTTTATTCAATTTATGCGTCATTTTTTATCAATACTTCATTATTCATTTCAATACACTGTTTATTTTCTAATTTCAGCTAAAAATTGTATTTTTGTTCCACGAAAAAACTAAACAATTACGATATATGGCATTTGACATAGAAATGATTAAGGCGGTTTATGCGAATGTAGTTGAGAGAGTTGATGAAGCTCGAAAAATTACAGGAAAACCATTAACACTAGCAGAAAAGATTTTATACGCCCACCTTTGGGAAGGGAAACCAACTAAAGCTTTTGAAAGAGGTAAAGATTACGTAGATTTTGCTCCAGACAGAATTGCTTGTCAAGATGCAACTGCACAAATGGCATTATTGCAATTTATGCAAGCTGGTAAAAGCCAAGTTGCGGTACCTACTACGGTTCACTGTGATCACTTGATTCAAGCTAAAGTAGGTGCAACTCAAGATTTGCAATCTGCATTGAATACCAGTAATGAGGTTTTTAATTTTTTAGAGTCTGTATCTAATAAATACGGAATTGGTTTTTGGAAACCAGGTGCAGGAATTATTCATCAAGTTGTTTTAGAAAATTATGCATTCCCTGGAGGAATGATGATCGGGACTGATTCTCATACTGTAAACGCAGGAGGATTGGGAATGGTAGCAATTGGTGTTGGAGGAGCTGATGCAGTAGATGTGATGGCAGGAATGGCTTGGGAGTTAAAATTTCCAAAATTAATCGGTGTTAAGTTAACCGGAAAATTAAACGGTTGGACGGCTCCTAAAGATGTTATTTTAAAAGTAGCAGATATCTTAACTGTTAAAGGAGGTACAGGCGCAATTGTTGAGTATTTTGGAGAGGGTGCTGAATCTATGTCTTGTACAGGTAAAGGAACCATTTGTAATATGGGTGCTGAGATCGGAGCTACAACATCTACCTTTGGTTATGATGTTTCTATGGAACGTTATTTACGTGCAACAGATAGAAGTGATGTTGCAGATGCAGCAAATGGAGTAAAAGAATATTTAACTGGAGATGCAGAAGTATATGCAAATCCTGAGCAGTATTTTGATCAAGTAATTGAAATTAACTTATCAGAGTTGAGTCCTTTATTAAACGGACCTTTTACACCAGACTTATCTACTAAGGTTGGTACTGCAATGACAGAAAAAGCTACAAAAAATGATTGGCCATTAAAAGTAGAGTGGGGATTAATAGGATCTTGTACCAATTCTTCTTATGAGGATTTGTCAAGAGCGGCTTCTATTGCTCAACAAGCTATTGATAAAGGTTTAAAAACAAAAGCAGAGTTTGGAATCAATCCAGGATCTGAAAAAGTTCGTTATACTGCAGATAGAGATGGTATTTTAGGTGTTTTTGAACAACTAGATGCTAAAATATTTACCAATGCTTGTGGACCGTGTATTGGTCAATGGGCACGTTATAGTGATCCTTCTAATGCTCCAAAGAATTCTATTATACATTCATTTAATAG contains:
- a CDS encoding aconitate hydratase, which translates into the protein MAFDIEMIKAVYANVVERVDEARKITGKPLTLAEKILYAHLWEGKPTKAFERGKDYVDFAPDRIACQDATAQMALLQFMQAGKSQVAVPTTVHCDHLIQAKVGATQDLQSALNTSNEVFNFLESVSNKYGIGFWKPGAGIIHQVVLENYAFPGGMMIGTDSHTVNAGGLGMVAIGVGGADAVDVMAGMAWELKFPKLIGVKLTGKLNGWTAPKDVILKVADILTVKGGTGAIVEYFGEGAESMSCTGKGTICNMGAEIGATTSTFGYDVSMERYLRATDRSDVADAANGVKEYLTGDAEVYANPEQYFDQVIEINLSELSPLLNGPFTPDLSTKVGTAMTEKATKNDWPLKVEWGLIGSCTNSSYEDLSRAASIAQQAIDKGLKTKAEFGINPGSEKVRYTADRDGILGVFEQLDAKIFTNACGPCIGQWARYSDPSNAPKNSIIHSFNRNFAKRADGNPNTHAFVASPEMVAAITIAGRLDFNPMTDYLINENGEKVKLDEPTGWELPPKGFEVKDDGYLAPEKDGSGVTIKVATDSERLQLLEPFTPLGTDITGAKLLIKAFGKCTTDHISMAGPWLRYRGHLDNISNNCLIGAVNAYNMKTNFVKSQLTGEYDAVPKTQRAYKAAGIKTIVVGDHNYGEGSSREHAAMEPRHLGVAAVLVKSFARIHETNLKKQGMLGLTFANEADYDLIQEDDTFNFLDLNQFAPGKPLTIEVVHADGTKDSIIANHTYNQGQIEWYKEGSALNLIKKENAA